From Cannabis sativa cultivar Pink pepper isolate KNU-18-1 chromosome 8, ASM2916894v1, whole genome shotgun sequence, a single genomic window includes:
- the LOC133030137 gene encoding probable LRR receptor-like serine/threonine-protein kinase At1g14390, producing MKNFWVFFFCSFPIIFALLTQTSTAQLTPSETRLLFQVQKLLEYPQVLRGWTNWTSFCYLPSSPSLKIVCYNNRIIELTIVGNKSSPSHTPKLGSGNFVASQESLSKSFSIDSLFTVVTKLSNLRVLSLVSLGLWGPLPLKINRLRSLEVLNISSNFIYGEIPSSISSIKTLKSLVLADNMFNGSAPDLKGLALLAELNLGNNHLGPGFPSLGKSLVNIVLRNNSLRSQIPSNLINFDKLQQLDISVNYFVGPIPTFLFSLPSIQSLNLAGNQLSGAISLNITCNAKLKLVDLSRNLLIGKLPPCIGSKSVNRTVLYSFNCLSSGNSRYQRPYAFCHKEALAVKPPAKRKRKESGSKLGLILGIVGGVVGIAAVMGIFILIIVRKSDTTNEHDQFDKISLRSLPKQNIEPRRVPQPMRLASIGLPSYRVFSLEEIEDATNSFDASNLIGEASQGKVYKGRLSDGSVVHVKCMKLKQKHLAQSMIQGIEDSLSKLRHRHLVSVLGHCTVTYPDHSHTTTTVFVVLESMTKSLSEYVTDWRKKEMLKWPQRMAITIGLARGVQFLHTGVAPGIYGNKLKINNILLDESLSAKISSYSIPLPSKVGLESPLHGGVHLDSKENEEKEDIYQLGIILLEVITGRLMISASDLNDTKLQLERGLADSKLKDAVEQSIQGSYAYQSLKTAVEITLNCLGKDPNRRPSIEDVLWHLQYAMQVQEGWTSSGNLSSQM from the exons ATGAAGAATTTCTGGGTTTTCTTCTTCTGCTCTTTTCCTATCATTTTTGCTCTGCTTACTCAAACTTCTACTGCTCAATTGACTCCAAGTGAGACCCGTCTTCTATTCCAAGTCCAAAAGCTTCTCGAGTACCCTCAAGTCTTACGGGGATGGACTAATTGGACTAGCTTTTGTTACcttccttcttctccttctctcAAGATTGTCTGCTACAACAATCGGATCATAGAACTAACCATAGTTGGAAACAAAAGCTCCCCTTCTCATACCCCAAAACTTGGTTCAGGGAACTTTGTTGCTTCTCAGGAAAGCTTATCTAAAAGCTTCTCCATTGATTCTCTGTTCACTGTTGTAACAAAGCTCTCAAACTTGAGAGTTTTATCGTTGGTATCCTTGGGCTTGTGGGGTCCTTTACCTTTAAAGATCAACAGGTTGAGGTCACTTGAGGTGTTAAACATTAGCTCAAATTTCATATATGGGGAGATACCATCTTCGATTTCTAGTATTAAAACTCTTAAAAGCCTTGTTTTGGCTGATAATATGTTCAATGGGAGTGCCCCAGATCTTAAAGGCTTAGCATTACTAGCAGAACTCAACTTGGGTAACAACCACCTTGGACCTGGTTTTCCTTCCTTGGGGAAGAGCCTTGTAAATATTGTTTTGAGGAATAACTCCCTGAGATCTCAGATTCCTTCAAATCTCATCAACTTTGATAAGCTTCAGCAGCTTGACATCTCTGTCAATTATTTTGTGGGGCCTATTCCTACATTTTTGTTTTCATTGCCTTCAATTCAGTCTCTCAATTTGGCTGGAAACCAATTGAGTGGAGCAATTTCCTTGAACATCACTTGTAATGCAAAGCTCAAACTTGTGGACCTTTCTCGCAACCTTTTGATTGGAAAATTGCCACCATGCATTGGATCGAAATCTGTTAATCGGACGGTTCTCTATTCATTCAACTGTTTGTCAAGTGGGAACTCGAGATATCAACGACCATATGCGTTTTGTCATAAAGAAGCTTTAGCCGTTAAGCCCCCggctaaaagaaaaagaaaggaatcGGGCTCCAAATTAGGCCTAATACTTGGTATAGTTGGTGGGGTTGTGGGGATTGCTGCAGTTATGGGGATATTCATATTGATCATCGTTAGGAAATCAGATACAACAAATGAACATGACCAGTTCGACAAAATATCATTGCGTAGTTTACCAAAACAAAACATCGAACCAA GGCGTGTGCCTCAGCCAATGAGGTTAGCATCTATTGGATTACCATCGTACCGCGTTTTCTCATTAGAGGAAATTGAAGACGCAACAAATAGCTTCGACGCTTCAAACTTGATTGGGGAAGCATCTCAGGGGAAg GTTTATAAAGGTCGGCTTTCAGATGGTTCTGTTGTTCATGTGAAATGCATGAAACTGAAGCAGAAACACTTAGCTCAGAGCATGATTCAAGGCATTGAAGATTCGTTGTCGAAGCTAAGGCATCGACATTTGGTCAGCGTTCTTGGACACTGCACTGTCACCTATCCAGACCATTCCCATACAACTACAACAGTCTTTGTTGTCCTTGAAAGCATGACAAAATCGCTAAGCGAATATGTCACAG ATtggagaaagaaagaaatgCTGAAATGGCCGCAAAGGATGGCAATTACAATTGGATTAGCAAGGGGGGTCCAGTTCTTGCACACAGGAGTTGCACCAGGCATTTATGGAAACAAATTGAAGATAAACAACATATTATTGGATGAAAGTCTCTCTGCAAAAATTAGTAGCTATAGTATCCCCTTGCCATCTAAG GTTGGTTTGGAGAGCCCTCTACACGGAGGTGTTCATCTAGACAG TAAGGAAAATGAGGAGAAGGAAGATATTTATCAACTGGGTATTATACTACTAGAAGTTATCACCGGGAGACTAATGATATCAGCTAGTGATCTGAATGATACAAAGCTCCAG CTCGAACGAGGCTTAgcagattcaaaattaaaggaTGCCGTAGAACAATCGATTCAGGGCTCGTACGCATACCAGTCACTGAAGACTGCAGTTGAAATTACACTAAATTGCTTAGGCAAAGACCCAAACAGGCGTCCTTCAATAGAAGATGTCCTCTGGCATTTACAATACGCCATGCAAGTACAAGAGGGATGGACCAGCAGTGGTAATCTCAGTTCACAGATGTAA
- the LOC115700512 gene encoding ubiquitin-conjugating enzyme E2 2 yields the protein MSTPARKRLMRDFKRLQHDPPAGISGAPQDNNIMLWNAVIFGPDDTPWDGGTFKLTLQFTEDYPNKPPTVRFVSRMFHPNIYADGSICLDILQNQWSPIYDVAAILTSIQSLLCDPNPNSPANSEAARMFSENKREYNRRVREIVEQSWTAD from the exons ATGTCGACTCCTGCAAGGAAGAGACTAATGAGGGATTTCAAGAGGTTGCAACATGATCCACCTGCGGGAATAAGCGGTGCTCCTCAAGATAATAATATTATGCTATGGAATGCTGTTATATTTGG ACCTGATGACACACCATGGGATGGAG GTACGTTCAAATTGACTCTTCAATTTACAGAGGATTATCCAAATAAGCCACCAACAGTGCGGTTTGTTTCTCGAATGTTCCATCCTAACA tTTATGCAGATGGAAGTATTTGTCTGGATATTCTACAGAATCAGTGGAGCCCTATTTATGATGTGGCAGCTATACTTACCTCTATCCAG TCATTGCTCTgtgatcccaacccaaactctCCTGCAAATTCTGAAGCGGCACGGATGTTCAGTGAAAACAAGCGTGAATACAATAGGAGAGTTCGTGAGATTGTCGAGCAGAGTTGGACTGCTGATTAA